The following coding sequences lie in one Spinacia oleracea cultivar Varoflay chromosome 1, BTI_SOV_V1, whole genome shotgun sequence genomic window:
- the LOC110791924 gene encoding DNA topoisomerase 2, with amino-acid sequence MPPKKQPLQTSTTVNIQPLPSDNPHKMPPASGKTIEEMYQKKTQLEHVLLRPDTYIGSIEKHEQSLWVYDTSGEMVYRTVSYVPGLYKIFDEILVNAADNKQRDPKMDRLEVVIDQEENLISVYNTGDGIPVEMHKEEGVFVPELIFGHLLTSSNYDDNEKKTTGGRNGYGAKLTNIFSTEFIIETADGKRQLKYKQVFGNNMSQKGVPVTQKCKTTENWTKVTFRPDLSKFQMTHLEDDVVALMKKRVVDLAGCLAACPGKKVKVTLNGEEIQVKSFHDYAQLYLNSVDQKGDELLPRIDNSSKEDVNPRWQLSISRSDGQFQQVSFVNNINTIKGGTHVDYITAQITKYVVDAVKKKKKTANIKPHVAKNHLWVFVNALIDNPAFDSQTKETLTTRSNSFGTTCQLSDKFLKNVVDKSGVVESLITWDEFKTNKELKKTDGSKTRRILDVPKLEDANQAGGSKSHECTLILTEGDSAKALALAGISVVGRDYYGVFPLRGKLLNVREASAKQITDNAEINNIKKILGLKQGEKYDKDDSIKLLRYGHLMIMADQDHDGSHIKGLIINFIHTFWPSLLRNPSFMLEFITPIVKATRGKAKDKQVISFYTMPEYEEWIRSMGNNLKSWTVKYYKGLGTSDANEGKEYFANLKRHRKIFSWEDDNDGSAIELAFSKKKIEARKDWLREDETGNFLDHTKEIIKYRDFVHKELKLFSRADLQRSIPCMVDGLKPTQRKVLFAAFKKNLVNEIKVSQFSGYVSEKTSYHHGETSIQSTTVGMAQNYVGANNINLLTPSGQFGTRNLGGKDAASARYIFTRLTEITRFLFPKEDDILLNYLKEDGLTIEPVWYMPVIPTVLVNGSEGIGTGWSTFIPNYNPRDIIANFRRLMNDEPLVVMDPWYNNFKGTIQRTAMKETGITYTVTGIIEVVDESSTEDNNEDVTLRITELPIRKWTQDYKEFLTSLAKEADRTKEPFIKDFLDYSTNDTVHFEIVLTKKNYNLAKQEGLLKKFKLTTTLSTSNMHLFDADNKIVRYESPEKILEKFYGMRLVYYTKRREVYLEIYKAELVKLDNQVRFILGVVEGEIVVCKRKKAELVNELRERGFIPIHKKKPVESPEDSEETENTEDHAENLASTETHLSDFDYLLSMTIGNLTHEKVKDLCANKDRVIKQIEQLTNETERSLWLKDLDALEKALDEKDKREAEEAKECMKRVTASGKKAKKPPKNNRNVSKAKPKPVSGSSAAAMDTEYQPEEVKGKGKAGPGKALAKKQAKPPVVEIEEEEDDIPRPRKAPAKKQAKPPVVEIEEEGDDIPDLRQRLEAYRLGDSSPDKSAEMESDAPNKADSDVEAEIAKKGRGRAAVTKKRGAANKKSEAGQKLITETSPEQKVRRMRPSPFNKKSGSVLNKGESSDNSIENADVSAFSLDSINEALPSRPRPQRANKKQITYVLSDSESDQPSSDSFSDAADDISDDDDSDAE; translated from the exons ATGCCTCCCAAAAAACAACCCCTACAGACCAGCACCACCGTCAACATCCAACCCTTACCTTCCGACAACCCACACAAAATGCCTCCTGCCTCCggaaaaaccattgaagaaatGTACCAGAAAAAAACTCAGCTAGAACACGTCCTCCTCCGACCCGATACATACATCGGATCCATCGAAAAACACGAACAATCCCTCTGGGTTTACGACACTTCCGGCGAAATGGTTTACAGAACTGTGAGCTATGTTCCTGGCCTGTACAAAATATTCGACGAAATCCTCGTAAATGCTGCCGATAACAAGCAGAGAGATCCGAAGATGGATCGGCTTGAAGTGGTGATTGATCAAGAAGAAAATCTAATCAGCGTTTACAACACTGGAGATGGAATTCCGGTGGAAATGCATAAAGAAGAAGGAGTTTTCGTGCCGGAGTTGATTTTCGGGCATTTGTTGACGAGTAGCAACTACGATGATAATGAGAAGAAGACCACTGGTGGTAGGAATGGTTATGGTGCTAAGCTTACTAATATTTTCTCCACTGAGTTTATTATTGAGACTGCAGATGGAAAGCGTCAATTGAAGTATAAACAG GTGTTTGGCAACAACATGTCTCAAAAGGGAGTTCCTGTGACTCAAAAGTGCAAGACTACTGAGAATTGGACCAAAGTAACGTTTAGGCCTGACTTGAGCAAGTTTCAGATGACCCATCTAGAAGATGATGTGGTCGCCTTGATGAAGAAAAGAGTTGTGGACTTGGCGGGATGCCTGGCTGCGTGTCCTGGTAAAAAAGTAAAAGTGACTTTAAACGGAGAAGAGATTCAGGTGAAGTCGTTTCATGACTATGCTCAGCTGTATCTGAATTCTGTTGACCAGAAAGGAGACGAATTACTACCCAG GATTGACAATAGCAGCAAAGAGGATGTGAATCCAAGGTGGCAGTTATCTATCAGTCGCAGTGATGGACAGTTTCAACAG GTCAGCTTTGTGAACAACATAAACACGATCAAAGGTGGAACTCATGTTGATTACATAACCGCCCAGATAACCAAGTATGTGGTTGATGCTgttaagaagaagaagaaaactgCAAACATCAAGCCACATGTTGCGAAGAACCATTTGTGGGTGTTTGTCAATGCTCTTATTGACAATCCTGCGTTTGATTCTCAGACAAAGGAAACCTTAACAACTCGCTCAAACAGTTTTGGGACTACTTGTCAACTTTCGGACAAGTTCCTGAAGAATG TGGTGGATAAATCTGGTGTGGTGGAAAGCCTCATTACATGGGATGAATTCAAGACGAACAAAGAGCTCAAGAAAACTGATGGATCCAAGACTAGAAGGATACTTGATGTCCCAAAGCTAGAGGATGCCAATCAGGCTGGAGGTAGCAAATCTCATGAATGCACTTTGATTCTTACAGAAGGAGACTCAGCAAAAGCACTTGCT CTGGCTGGGATCTCTGTTGTTGGCCGAGACTATTATGGTGTATTTCCTCTGCGAGGCAAACTGCTTAATGTAAGGGAAGCAAGTGCTAAGCAGATCACAGATAATGCAGAGATTAATAATATCAAAAAGATTCTCGGGCTCAAGCAGGGAGAAAAGTATGACAAAGATGACAGTATCAAGTTATTGCGATATGGTCATCTAATGATTATGGCAGATCAG GATCATGATGGTTCCCACATTAAGGGGCTTATTATTAACTTCATTCACACATTCTGGCCTTCATTGCTGAGGAACCCCTCCTTCATGCTCGAGTTTATAACGCCTATAGTGAAG GCAACTCGTGGAAAGGCGAAGGATAAACAGGTGATATCTTTCTATACCATGCCTGAGTATGAAGAATGGATCAGAAGCATGGGAAATAATCTGAAAAGTTGGACCGTCAAGTACTATAAG GGGTTGGGAACTAGTGACGCAAATGAGGGAAAGGAATACTTTGCAAATCTCAAGAGGCACAGGAAGATTTTCAGCTGGGAGGATGACAATGATGGCAGTGCTATTGAGCTGGCCTTTAGTAAGAAGAAGATCGAAGCTAGGAAGGATTGGCTTCGTGAAGATGAG ACTGGAAATTTCCTTGATCATACAAAAGAAATAATTAAGTACCGAGATTTCGTCCACAAGGAGCTTAAACTGTTCTCCAGAGCCGACCTTCAAAGGTCAATACCATGCATGGTTGATGGACTGAAGCCAACACAAAGAAAAGTTCTTTTTGCTGCATTCAAGAAGAACTTAGTGAATGAGATAAAAGTTTCTCAATTCAGTGGTTACGTATCTGAGAAAACATCTTATCATCACGGTGAAACAAGCATACAGAGCACAACTGTTGGCATGGCACAGAATTACGTTGGGGCCAATAACATTAATCTTCTCACGCCCAGTGGACAGTTTGGAACGCGTAACTTG GGTGGAAAGGATGCTGCCAGTGCCAGATACATTTTCACACGGCTTACCGAAATCACCAGATTCCTGTTTCCAAAGGAAGACGATATCCTGCTCAACTACTTGAAAGAAGATGGCTTGACCATTGAACCTGTTTG GTACATGCCTGTTATACCAACAGTTCTTGTCAATGGATCTGAAGGTATTGGAACGGGCTGGAGTACATTTATTCCTAATTATAATCCCAGAGACATCATAGCAAATTTCAGGCGTTTGATGAATGACGAGCCTTTAGTTGTCATGGATCCTTGGTACAATAATTTCAAAGGAACTATCCAAAGAACTGCAATGAAAGAGACTGGAATCACTTACACTGTTACTGGAATTATTGAGGTAGTCGATGAAAGCAGTACAGAAGATAACAATGAAGACGTAACTCTTAGAATCACTGAACTGCCAATTCGGAAGTGGACCCAAGATTACAAGGAGTTTTTGACTTCGCTTGCCAAGGAGGCGGATAGGACAAAGGAACCATTCATCAAG GACTTTTTGGATTACAGTACTAATGACACAGTACATTTTGAGATAGTGTTAACAAAGAAGAACTATAATCTTGCCAAGCAGGAGGGCTTGTTAAAGAAGTTCAAGCTCACAACTACCCTCAGCACTAGTAACATGCACCTCTTCGACGCAGATAATAAGATTGTTAGATACGAATCCCCTGAAAAAA TTCTTGAGAAGTTCTATGGTATGAGGCTTGTATACTATACGAAAAGAAGG GAAGTATACTTGGAGATATATAAAGCTGAGTTGGTAAAGTTGGATAATCAGGTCAGGTTTATCCTTGGAGTAGTTGAAGGAGAAATTGTGGTGTGCAAAAGAAAGAAGGCTGAATTGGTCAATGAGTTGCGAGAGAGAGGATTTATTCCTATCCACAAGAAAAAACCTGTTGAGTCACCTGAAGATAGTGAAGAGACAGAGAACACGGAGGATCACGCTGAGAATCTAGCATCTACTGAAACACATTTGAGTGACTTTGATTATCTGTTGTCCATGACAATTGGAAACTTGACACATGAGAAAGTGAAGGACCTTTGCGCCAACAAGGATAGAGTCATCAAACAAATTGAGCAGTTAACAAATGAAACTGAGAGGTCTTTGTGGTTGAAGGATCTTGATGCTCTTGAAAAGGCTCTTGAT GAGAAGGATAAAAGAGAAGCGGAGGAGGCCAAAGAGTGCATGAAAAGGGTTACTGCTTCTGGCAAAAAAGCTAAAAAGCCGCCCAAGAATAACAGGAATGTGAGCAAAGCAAAACCTAAACCTGTCAGTGGATCATCTGCTGCTGCAATGGATACAG aatatcaGCCAGAGGAAGTAAAGGGAAAAGGCAAGGCAGGTCCAGGGAAGGCTCTGGCTAAGAAG CAAGCAAAACCTCCTGTAGTCGAaattgaggaagaagaggatgaCATTCCTCGTCCAAGGAAGGCTCCGGCTAAGAAG CAAGCAAAACCTCCTGTGGTGGAAATTGAGGAAGAAGGGGATGACATTCCTGATCTAAGACAACGGCTTGAAGCCTATCGTTTGGGGGATTCCTCTCCTGACAAATCTGCTG AAATGGAAAGTGATGCACCAAATAAGGCAGACAGCGATGTTGAGGCTGAAATAGCAAAGAAAGGAAGGGGTAGAGCTGCTGTAACAAAGAAGAGAGGAGCAGCGAATAAGAAATCTGAGGCAGGGCAAAAGTTGATAACTGAAACATCACCAGAACAGAAAGTGAGGAGGATGAGGCCTTCCCCATTCAACAAGAAAAGTGGGTCTGTTTTGAACAAAGGAGAGTCGTCAGACAACAGTATAGAGAATGCTGATGTATCCGCATTTTCTTTGGATAGCATCAATGAAGCCTTGCCGTCAAGGCCTAGACCTCAGCGCGCAAACAAGAAGCAGATAACTTATGTTCTGAGCGACTCTGAAAGCGACCAACCATCATCTGACAGTTTTTCTGATGCAGCCGATGATAtttctgatgatgatgattctGATGCTGAATAG
- the LOC110778343 gene encoding protein DUF642 L-GALACTONO-1,4-LACTONE-RESPONSIVE GENE 2: protein MAAPISICISLALLLTICSALGASNNHNHIHRGGLIPNGNFEEPPKQVKNTKIIGKFSLPKWEINGLVEYIHGGPQPGGMYFAVAHGVHAVRLGNEASITQSVPVKPGSFYALTFGAFRTCAQEEVLRVSVPPFKGDLPIQTLYSTDGGDTHAFGFKAISKVAKITFHNPGVQEDPACGPLIDAIALKELLPVYPSKGNLIRNGGFEEGPYRLLNTSNGILLPPRQEDINSPLPGWIIESLKAVKFIDKRHFNVPFGRAAIELVAGRESAIAQVICTVPNKMYNLTFTIGDAKNGCKGSMLVEAFAGKDTLKAPFLSQGLGRFQTVSMKFKAISDRTRITFYSSYYHSRADGFGILCGPVLDEVRVFPTS, encoded by the exons ATGGCAGCGCCAATCTCAATCTGCATCTCTTTAGCTCTGCTACTCACTATTTGTTCTGCCTTGGGAGCTTCTAATAATCATAATCATATTCACAGGGGAG GGCTGATTCCAAATGGAAACTTTGAAGAGCCACCAAAGCAAGTGAAGAATACCAAAATCATAGGGAAATTCTCCCTGCCCAAATGGGAAATCAACGGACTTGTCGAGTACATCCACGGCGGGCCTCAGCCGGGAGGAATGTACTTTGCCGTTGCCCATGGTGTACACGCTGTGAGACTCGGGAACGAGGCCTCTATCACGCAGTCTGTACCTGTGAAACCAGGGTCATTCTACGCACTGACCTTTGGGGCCTTTAGGACTTGCGCCCAAGAGGAGGTCCTAAGGGTCAGTGTCCCTCCTTTTAAGGGTGACTTGCCCATTCAAACACTCTACAGTACTGATGGAGGTGATACTCATGCTTTTGGATTCAAGGCCATTTCTAAGGTTGCTAAGATCACTTTCCATAATCCTGGGGTGCAAGAAGATCCTGCTTGTGGCCCTCTAATTGATGCTATTGCTCTCAAGGAGCTTTTGCCTGTATACCCTTCAAAAG GGAACCTCATAAGGAATGGTGGTTTTGAAGAGGGCCCTTACCGGTTGCTCAACACATCGAATGGTATCCTTCTCCCCCCAAGACAAGAAGATATCAACTCCCCGCTCCCTGGATGGATTATTGAATCTCTCAAGGCAGTTAAGTTCATTGACAAAAGGCACTTCAATGTTCCATTTGGCCGTGCAGCCATTGAGCTCGTAGCTGGAAGGGAAAGTGCCATTGCGCAAGTTATCTGCACAGTTCCCAACAAGATGTACAACCTCACTTTTACAATCGGAGATGCCAAGAATGGGTGTAAAGGATCAATGTTGGTGGAAGCATTTGCTGGGAAAGATACCCTAAAAGCACCCTTCCTTTCCCAGGGGCTTGGGAGATTCCAAACAGtcagtatgaaattcaaggcaATTTCAGACAGGACTAGGATTACTTTCTACAGCTCTTACTATCACAGCAGGGCTGATGGGTTTGGGATACTTTGTGGTCCAGTTCTGGACGAAGTTAGGGTTTTCCCTACTTCTTAG
- the LOC110778344 gene encoding cytochrome b5 domain-containing protein RLF, translating into MESEKDDDFTFCQVSAPINQDDFDEQTVVPGISNITINEEVSSSDSGEQINPWNNTIPPVSITVKEEKIGSLSFNVISTTQKQSSATPKQAGNSVKDPADQKPVAKKPAARAKVPFEKGYSPMDWLKLTRTHPDLAGLNGQSNRRLISMSEVKQHQTEGSMWTVLQGRVYNISPYMKFHPGGVDMLMKAVGKDCTSLFNKYHAWVNADFLLEKCLVGILDENRGGK; encoded by the exons ATGGAAAGTGAAAAGGACGACGACTTCACATTTTGCCAG GTCAGTGCACCGATCAATcaggatgattttgatgaacaAACAGTGGTCCCAGGCATAAGCAACATCACTATTAATGAGGAAGTCTCGAGTAGTGATAGTGGTGAACAAATTAATCCATGGAACAATACGATTCCTCCTGTATCTATCACTGTGAAGGAGGAAAAGATTGGATCTTTGTCTTTCAATGTCATCAGTACAACTCAAAAGCAGTCTAGCGCTACACCAAAACAAGCAGGGAATTCAGTAAAGGATCCAGCAGACCAGAAACCTGTTGCCAAGAAGCCTGCTGCTCGGGCCAAGGTTCCTTTTGAGAAGGGCTATAGCCCAATGGATTGGCTCAAGCTTACTCGTACGCATCCTGACCTTGCAG GACTGAATGGTCAGTCGAATAGGAGACTTATATCTATGAGTGAAGTTAAACAACATCAAACAGAAGGCTCAATGTGGACGGTTCTGCAAGGACGTGTGTATAACATTTCTCCATATATGAAATTTCATCCTGGAG GTGTTGATATGTTAATGAAAGCTGTAGGAAAAGACTGCACATCATTATTCA ATAAATACCATGCTTGGGTAAATGCAGATTTCTTACTCGAGAAGTGTTTGGTGGGTATCTTAGATGAGAACAGAGGTGGGAAGTAA